Genomic DNA from Candidatus Koribacter versatilis Ellin345:
CAGGCATGGTGGTCCTCGACGCCGTGCATCAAATTCAAGCGGAGCAGGCCGGCGATATGGCGGTACGCTGGAACTGCAAAGCTGGTAAATGCGGCTCGTGCTCGGCCGAGATCAACGGCATGCCGAAGCTGATGTGCATGACGCGCCTGAACACGATCCCGCTCGATAAGCCCGTAACCGTTGAACCCATGAAGGCGTTCCCGCACATGAGGGACCTCGTCACCGACGTTTCCTGGAATTACGAGGTCAAAAAGCGCATCCCGAAATTCCAGCCGCGTAAGCCCGACGCTCCCGATGGCACCTGGCGCATCGCCCCCGAAGATGTCGACCGCGTCCAGGAATTCCGAAAATGTATCGAGTGCTTTCTCTGCCAGGATGTCTGCCACGTTCTGCGCGACCACCACATGCACGACCAATTCATCGGGCCGCGATTCCTGGTATACACCGCAGCACTTGAAATGCATCCCTTAGATGTAGGAGATCGCGCCGAACTGTTGCGCAAGGACTTCGGCGTGGGCCTCTGCAACATCACTAAGTGCTGTACGAAAGTTTGTCCTGAAAACATCACCATCACTGACAACGCGATCATCCCGCTCAAAGAACGCGTGGTCGATCGCTTCTTCGATCCGCTGTCGAAGCTTTTCCGCATGTTCAGCAATTCGAAGACCTAGGAGGCACCCATGCATTTCGAATTGAAGCCCATTTCTGCGCAAGGTATTCCTGAAGCTCTGGCAAAGGTCGAGCGCTACCGGCTGTTGAATGAACCCAGCCTGGCGGAAAGCATTTGCCTCGACATCCTGGCCATCGTGCCTGACCACCAGGAGGCCCTGATCTCTCTGCTCCTGGCGCGGACCGACCAATTCGATTCTCACGCGAACGTGAAACGCGCCCGCGAGGTCCTCGCACAAATTCAAGGCGGTTACGAGCAAGCCTACTACGAGGGCATCATCTGGGAACGTTTGGGCAATGCGCGCATTCATCACGGCGGTAATGCCTCCGGCCCATCCGCCTATCACGCGCTGCGCGGAGCAATGGACCAATACGAGAAGGCCATGAAACTTGCGCCATCTGGAAACGACGATGCCATTCTCCGCTGGAACACCTGCGCGCGCCTGATCATGCAGAATCCCCAGATCCATCCCGATCCTGAAACCGAGCCAGAAGAGATGTGGCAACACGACGAAGCCGGCTCCAGAATCGCCGACGCGTAGCATCAGACGCTGCGACATCAGCGCATGAGTTACGTCGCATAAGAATGACCGCGATTTCGAAATGCGGGGGCGGCCGCCCCTCGGTCTCAGCGCATTTCCCGCAACTTATTTTTGAGGCGCCGCTGGTACCGCCGTTAGTCCGACCCCAGCGGACGTTCCTTGCCGATAATTCGTATCGCCCGGGAAATACCCCTTGATCTGATGTGTTCCGGTACCCGTGACGATTACGTTGTTTGCGGTGGCAGTGGCGTTGCGCCCCCAATAGTTCAAGAAGACGGAGAGCCGTTCAGGGCCTGTCCCGGCGCCCTGGTAATTCACCACTGCGATATCAGGCTTGCCGTCACCATTCATGTCGGTGAGCGCAGTGAAGATGGAATTGCCCCCCGCATTAATGGTTTGTTGAGGCTGGAACGTGCCGTTGCCATTTCCCAAAAGGATGGAAACGGTGCCGTGGTAGTTGTCATTGGTCACGATCAGGTCGGGCTTCCCATCCTGGTTCAAGTCCGCGATCGTGACGTGCTCAGGATTCAAGCCGACGGCGTAGGGCACCGCCGTCTGGAAGGTACCGTCGCCATTTCCGAGGGAGACGGAAACGGTGTTCGCAATGGAATCCGTGACGACGAGGTCGGCATGGCCATCGCCATTGAGATCGGCGGTGGCGACCCATCCGGCACCGTTGCCCACCGCGAGACTCTGCGGCCGCGAGTAAGTGCCGTCCCCATTTCCGAATAGGACGCAGCCGGGTTGCGGAGAAGATGGGTTGGCTACAGGAACAAGGACGAGATCAGGCACACCGTCTTCATTGAAGTCGTTGCTGGCGATCGAATTCTGGTAAGGCGTCCCGCAGAGACCTGCATCCACTGGGGCACTGCCGGTGATGAACGTACCATCGCCATTGCCCAATAGAATTAGGATCGGCGACGTAGCGCCGCCGATGAGCACCAGATCGGGTTTGCCATCGCCGTTTACATCGGCCGAAATCATCTGCGACGTCCCGCCAGGCAGATTGGTGGTCAGTGGCGATTGAAAGGTTCCATCACCGTTCCCGAGGAAGACTGCAAGTTTGCCGTAGCGATTGGTTACAGCAACATCGATGTTTCCGTCGCCGTTCAAGTCAGCAACAACGAGTGGATGATTACGGAAATCGGGGCCAGAAAGAGTTACGAGTGGCAAGCTCGGTTTCACGGTGAAGGTTCCATCGCCATTGCCGAGGAGGACCCAGAGGTTGTTGTCCCACCCACTGATGGCCATATCAGGAATGCCGTCGTGGTTGAAGTCGCCAAACGCCATGGTGTCGGGGTTAGTCCCGATGGTGGGCTGGAAAACATTCTTCAGGGTGAGTGCAGGCGCCGAAGCGGCGACGAGAGAGCCGGTCGCGACCACCGCGTTGCTATTGCTTGCGTCAAGGAAAGAGACGGAGCCAGCGGGCGCCGCGGGTGTGCTCGAGTTCATGAGGCCGTCCAGCGTCACCGAAAGATCGTAGCTTCCGGAAAGTGTACCTGTGGAGGCCGTGATCCATAACATAGCGGCCCCGGTCTTCCAGCTTTGGTGGAACACGACCACCGACGAAGAAGACGAGGCGTAATTGCGCTGGCCAACAAAAGCGGCTTGAAGGTTGTGAACGCCAAAGCCGAGACGCGTGGTCAATTGCGCCGTGCCGTTCGACAGAAGCTGGGCGATCCCGAGAAACGCGTTCCCACTACAGGATGCATTGATCGACGCGTCGCAGAACTTAACTTGTCCGGGAGAGAGCGGGGCACTCGATGCCGTGACGGTTGCACTCAGAACCACGGTTGCAGGCGTGCTCAACCGAGGCGGCGAAACATGCAGCACGGTAGTCGTGGAGGCTGGCGGGTTTACGGTGACCGAAACGGTATTAGAGGTTCGATTACCGTAATTAGCATCGCCGGGGTAAGAAGCGGTAAGCGAATCGGTGCCGGCTACGAGCGCAGCGGTTGATAGGGTCGCCACTCCTGAACTCAGCGCGGAGCTGCCGAGGATATTTCCGTTGCTAAAAAATGTAATTCTCTCTCCGTCTGTGCCGGAGCTTGGAGAGATGGTTGCGGTAAGGGTCACGAGATGACCGTGATCCACCGGTTTTGGATTAGCACCGAGGGTAAGGGCGGGTGCAGTCCCTAACACGGTTTCCGAAACAGTACTGGAGCTTTCGATGTCGTGGGTGGTATCGCCGGGGTAAGCAGCCCACAGCGAGTGGTCGCCGACCCCGAGGGCGGAGGTAGATAGGGTGGCGACACCAGAAGCCAGCGTGGCGGTTCCAATGAAAATTCTCGCGGAGAAAGAGGGGGAAACCTGTTCGTAGAAGGAGATCTGTTCGCCATCCGTGCCAGCGCTTGGGGTGAGGGTTGCCTTGAGGGAGACAGGGCTCCCGTAGGACGCAGGGTTGGGCCTGGCGCCTAAGCTCAGTGTCGTCTCGATTCCGCGCACCGTCTCGTCGACGGGATCGGAGACGGAACTGGAGTAGTTCACGTTGCCCGCGTAAGAGGCAGTGAGCAAATTAAGACCGGCCGCGAGTGTGGAGGTGGAAAGGGTGGCGACGCCAGAGCTCAGCGTTGCCGTGCCCAAGTGACTTCCGTTCGTGAAGAATGAGATGATCTCGCCGTCTGTACCGGAATTCGGCGTTAGGGTTGCTGTGAGGGTGACTGTGCCACCGTAAGGCACGGGTTCGGGATAAAGACTCATGTTTAAGGTTGTTGCGCCAATACCCACGAGAGGCAACAGACGAGAAACACCCGCGGAGTAGTTGGCATCTCCCGGGTACGAGGCCTGCAGTACGTGGACTCCGGATGCCAAGAGGCTGGTGACATCGAAGCTCACGGTCGCGGAGGCGGCGTCCGAGGCATTCAGCATGATACTTGCTTGCGGGGGTAGTGGTTTCAGGGTGTTCGACGCGGGGTTAGAGGTGCTGGCGATGTCGGGCTTGCCGTCGCCATTCAGGTCTGCCACATTGAGGCCATAGTTCAAAGAAGGAAGCGTGATTTGCGGAAGGAATGTACCGTCGCCTTTCCCGAGCAGGACCGAGAGGGTGGAGTCGTAGGAATTTAGAATTACCAGGTCAGGTATGTGATCTCCATTGAAGTCGGTGGTGGCAATCTTAAGTCCTACCTGACCTATGCCGTAGCTCGCCGGCGTTTTGAACGTACCATCTCCCTTGCTGAGCAGTACGTGCACAACCTGTTCGTCGGCTCCGATAACCGCAATATCCGGGACACCGTCCCCGTCGAAATCTCCGGCGACGATTGGTGATTCCACTTCGGAGGCTGTGGTAACGGTTACGCTGTAGGGCGTTTGGAAGGTACCGTCGCCATTGCCGATGAACACCCAGATCAGGTTTGAGCACTCGTCATCGTTCATCACCAAATCGACGTTGCCATCGCCGTTGAGATCGCCGCCAACCAGGTAGTGTTCGCTGACGCCGCTGCAGGAACCGGTGAAGTTGTAACGGACCGGGGTATGGAAGGTGCCGTCGCCATTGCCAATGAGGACGACCATGATGGAGTTCGCGAGATTGCCTGAGGTGGCGGCGGCGATATCAAGGTTGCCATCATGATTGAAGTCGCCGGCCACGAGCCGAAGTGGATGGGGGTCGCCGTCGTCTCCATGGTGTTCCACTTCCACGTAGACTGGCGCGTTCAGCGTGCCGTCGCCATTTCCAGGGAATATCCAGATAAGAGTCCCACCGTCAGAGCCAACGGCGACATCGGGGATGCCATCGTTATTGAAATCCGCTACCAGAAGTCCCTGGGCATCCTTGTCAATAGCATAGGAAGCCAGCGGAGGTTGAAAGGTTCCATCTCCATTTCCGAGCCAGATCGAGAGATGGCCTGTGACGTTATACGCAGAATTCACCAAGATCAGATCGGGTATCCCGTCGCCGTTGAGATCGGTGAACAGCGTCTCTCGCGGATTATTGCCGTCGTGATCATCGAATAGAGTTTGCGATGGAAAGAAACTGACAGTCCCATCTCCGAGGCTGCCGGCAGTGAGAGATCCTGTTCCGACAACCGCATTGCCATGGCTCGTGTCGAGGAGCGTGACGGTTCCGCTGGGAGAGGTGGTAACAGTGGATGGCGGAAAACCTGCGACCGTCGCGGATACCGACGTTGAGCCACTAACCCAGGATAACGTGGTGAGGGTTGGAGATTTTCCACCCGAGACGGTGAGGGAGGAAGTACTCGAGGCGGAGGCGGAGTAGGTAAGGGTCCCGTCAAACTTCGCCTGAATGGAGTGTGTCGCTACACCGAGGCGTAGCTTGATGCTCGCAGAACCGTCGGAGAGTAATTGTGCCGTGCCGAGCAAAGCACCGTCCAGACAATGAGAATTCACCGAGGTATCACAGAACCGCACGGTGCCCGGGAGCACCGCGGTAGAACCCGCTTTGACCAGCGCATTGAGTGCGACAACAGTGCCCGGCGTAACACTCGATACAGAAGAGCCACCACTGGTGATCGTCAGCGTCGTGGTGGTCGAGGTGCCGGCTATCGCGATTGGCGGAACGAAAAGAAGAACGCTGGCAAGCAGGAGAGGAACGGCAAGCAAACGAATGCGAGAGTTCTTCACGGTACCCTCAGTTCTCGCCGACAGAAGAAAACCACGGGCGCAGGATGGCTTCCGCAGTCAGCAAATCGAGCAATAGAACGAGGACAAGTTTGGCGGCATCCTACGTTTGCTCGCGAAACGAGTCAATGACCAAGTGGAATGGATCGCCCACAATGCGCGTAAAAGTTGGCAGTCAGCACAGAAGTGTGGGTTCGGTGCGCGAAGATTTCGCGGATGCCGGACGCTATTTACTTTCTGCTAAACAAAATCTTCCAATTTCCCTGTACCACCTTTGCGGTAGATTTGCGCGCAATTCGCAAATTAGAAGAATTTCCGCGCTCAGGATCACTTTTTATGGGGTTCTGGGAAAAAAATCACGGTGCAAAATCGGCGACTTTTCAACCGCGTCCGGACCGGGTATTTGTAAATACCCGCCAAATAAGCACTTAAAAAAAGTTGTTAACCAACTTCTAACTTCGGGTTTTACGGGGAGTTTTCCTGGTTTCTTCCCGGTAACTTCGTATGCAGAGTCCGCTAGAGCTCGTACTTTTTCATCAAATGCCGGAACGAGCGATACGAAAGCTTGAGCAAATCAGCGGCTTTCGTCTGCACACCATTCGCCTGCTTCAGCGCCTGCTGCAAGAGCGAGCGCTCGATGTTCGCAACGTACGCTTCCATATCGATTCCATCGGCGTTGATCGCAACCTGCCCGTTGCCGCTGAAACCCGCGACAGCAGCGGCTGCTGCAGGTTTGTTCTTCTGCCGCTCCGTGGGAATTTCGACGTGTAGTACGTCGCTCATCTCCAGCGCAACCGCGCGCTCGATGGTGTTCTCAAGTTGCCGCACATTGCCCGGCCAATCGTACTCGCGCAAATCGCCGAGCGATTCCACACGGATGGCGCGAATGCTTTTGCCCGCGGCCGGCGCGTATTTCTTGAGGAAATGGTTCGCGAGCAATTCAATATCATCCACCCGTTCCCGCAGCGGTGGCACCTGCACTGGAATCACGCTGAGTCTGTAGTAGAGATCTTCGCGAAACACGCCGTCGGCAACCTGTGCGTCGAGGTTCTTGTTCGTCGCGGCGATCACGCGCACATCCACTGGAATCTCGCTGGTGCCGCCAACCGGACGAATGCAGCGCT
This window encodes:
- a CDS encoding succinate dehydrogenase/fumarate reductase iron-sulfur subunit, whose translation is MATATFRIWRGEKGQGQFQDYTTEVSAGMVVLDAVHQIQAEQAGDMAVRWNCKAGKCGSCSAEINGMPKLMCMTRLNTIPLDKPVTVEPMKAFPHMRDLVTDVSWNYEVKKRIPKFQPRKPDAPDGTWRIAPEDVDRVQEFRKCIECFLCQDVCHVLRDHHMHDQFIGPRFLVYTAALEMHPLDVGDRAELLRKDFGVGLCNITKCCTKVCPENITITDNAIIPLKERVVDRFFDPLSKLFRMFSNSKT
- a CDS encoding FG-GAP-like repeat-containing protein, yielding MKNSRIRLLAVPLLLASVLLFVPPIAIAGTSTTTTLTITSGGSSVSSVTPGTVVALNALVKAGSTAVLPGTVRFCDTSVNSHCLDGALLGTAQLLSDGSASIKLRLGVATHSIQAKFDGTLTYSASASSTSSLTVSGGKSPTLTTLSWVSGSTSVSATVAGFPPSTVTTSPSGTVTLLDTSHGNAVVGTGSLTAGSLGDGTVSFFPSQTLFDDHDGNNPRETLFTDLNGDGIPDLILVNSAYNVTGHLSIWLGNGDGTFQPPLASYAIDKDAQGLLVADFNNDGIPDVAVGSDGGTLIWIFPGNGDGTLNAPVYVEVEHHGDDGDPHPLRLVAGDFNHDGNLDIAAATSGNLANSIMVVLIGNGDGTFHTPVRYNFTGSCSGVSEHYLVGGDLNGDGNVDLVMNDDECSNLIWVFIGNGDGTFQTPYSVTVTTASEVESPIVAGDFDGDGVPDIAVIGADEQVVHVLLSKGDGTFKTPASYGIGQVGLKIATTDFNGDHIPDLVILNSYDSTLSVLLGKGDGTFLPQITLPSLNYGLNVADLNGDGKPDIASTSNPASNTLKPLPPQASIMLNASDAASATVSFDVTSLLASGVHVLQASYPGDANYSAGVSRLLPLVGIGATTLNMSLYPEPVPYGGTVTLTATLTPNSGTDGEIISFFTNGSHLGTATLSSGVATLSTSTLAAGLNLLTASYAGNVNYSSSVSDPVDETVRGIETTLSLGARPNPASYGSPVSLKATLTPSAGTDGEQISFYEQVSPSFSARIFIGTATLASGVATLSTSALGVGDHSLWAAYPGDTTHDIESSSTVSETVLGTAPALTLGANPKPVDHGHLVTLTATISPSSGTDGERITFFSNGNILGSSALSSGVATLSTAALVAGTDSLTASYPGDANYGNRTSNTVSVTVNPPASTTTVLHVSPPRLSTPATVVLSATVTASSAPLSPGQVKFCDASINASCSGNAFLGIAQLLSNGTAQLTTRLGFGVHNLQAAFVGQRNYASSSSSVVVFHQSWKTGAAMLWITASTGTLSGSYDLSVTLDGLMNSSTPAAPAGSVSFLDASNSNAVVATGSLVAASAPALTLKNVFQPTIGTNPDTMAFGDFNHDGIPDMAISGWDNNLWVLLGNGDGTFTVKPSLPLVTLSGPDFRNHPLVVADLNGDGNIDVAVTNRYGKLAVFLGNGDGTFQSPLTTNLPGGTSQMISADVNGDGKPDLVLIGGATSPILILLGNGDGTFITGSAPVDAGLCGTPYQNSIASNDFNEDGVPDLVLVPVANPSSPQPGCVLFGNGDGTYSRPQSLAVGNGAGWVATADLNGDGHADLVVTDSIANTVSVSLGNGDGTFQTAVPYAVGLNPEHVTIADLNQDGKPDLIVTNDNYHGTVSILLGNGNGTFQPQQTINAGGNSIFTALTDMNGDGKPDIAVVNYQGAGTGPERLSVFLNYWGRNATATANNVIVTGTGTHQIKGYFPGDTNYRQGTSAGVGLTAVPAAPQK